A stretch of DNA from Gimesia chilikensis:
CCGCGGGTGAAGGCAGGGACGTACACAATTGAAACGCTAACATTCGAGAAGAAGTATCATGAGTCTCTTTAGACCACAGGTTCAGCAGATGGAAGGTTACACTCCCGGGGAACAGCCCCAGGAGTCCGGCTGGGTCAAACTGAACACCAACGAAAACGCTTATCCTCCCTCGCCACGCGTCCTCGAAGCAGTGCAGCAGACACTGTCAGGTCGGTTGAATATCTATCCCGATCCGCTGGCAACCGAGTTTCGCAAAGCCGCTGCAGAACTGTTCGATGTCGATCCCGACTGGATCCTGCCCGGCAACGGGAGCGATGAAGTTCTGACGATCCTGATGCGAACCTTTGTCGATGCCGGAGAACTGGTATCGGCTCCCTATCCCAGCTACACCCTGTATGAAACGCTGGCTGAGATCCAGGGCGCCCGCTTTCAGAAGATTCAACTCAATCCTGACTGGAGCTGGCCCGACGCCGCACAGAGTCAAATCGGCGAGAGTAAGATTCTATTCGTTCCCAACCCGAATGCCCCGTCGGGCAATCGCTGGTCCGACGAGCAACTGCTCTCACTGATTCCTGCCCGGGGAGTACTCGTCCTCGACGAAGCCTACGGCGATTTCTGTGATCAGCCGCACCGGGGCGAACTGCTCAAATCAGAGCAGGGTGAGAAGCTGATCGTGACCCGCACCCTGAGTAAGTCCTATAGCCTGGCAGGCATCCGTTTTGGCTTCGCCGTCGCGCACCCCGATCTGATCAGCGGCATGCGGAAAGTCAAAGACAGTTACAACTGTAACACCCTCTCCCTCGCTGCAGCGACCGCAGCCCTCAAGGATCAGGAGTGGATGCAGGAGAACACCGAGAAGATCCGCACTACCCGCCGCTACCTCGTCGAACAACTCCGCAAGCTGGGCTTTGAAGCGGTCGACAGCCAGACGAATTTTGTCTGGTGCACACACGCCGACAAACAGCACGAACGGCGTTACCAGGAACTCAAGCAGCGGAAGATTCTCGTGCGTTACATGAAGTTTTCTCTGACAGAGGGAACCCTGGATGGCTTGCGGATCACCGTTGGCACCGATGCTGAGATTCAACATGTGCTGGATGCACTACAGGAGATCGGCTGAGCGACTGTTAAAACAGGCACAGCTTTACTTTCACTGAGGTGCGGTTAAAACGGTTATGCATTTCCCGCCGTTCCCCCACCGGGGAATTCGCGGCAGGCAGGCCTGTCTCTCTGAAGCATTTTGGTGAATCGTCTGCCACACGGTAAACTTTGATAAACGACCCACTTAATCCCTTTAGACATGAACTGACAGAGATGAGCCGCAAAGCATCGATCAAACGTGAAACAGCCGAAACCCAGATTGAACTCACCCTGGAACTGGATGGTACCGGTCAGTCCGATATCCAGACCGGCGTCGGTTTCTTCGACCACATGCTGACCCTGCTGGCCCGCCACGCTTTGTTCGATCTGACAATCAAAGCGAACGGCGATCTGGAAGTCGACTACCATCACACAGTCGAAGACGTCGGGATCTGTCTGGGCAAAGCACTCTGTCAGGCACTCGGCGACAAGCAGGGCATCACCCGTTATGGCTCACTGACGATTCCCATGGAAGAGACCCTGGTCACCGCGGCCCTCGACTTGAGTGGGCGTCCCTGGTTTGTCTTTCAGGTTGAATTCCCCACCGAAAAAATCGGGCAGTTCGATACCGAACTCGTCCGCGAATTCTGGCAGGCATTCTCTTCCAACGGTCTGCTCAACCTGCATCACGTTCTGCATCATGGTGCGAACAGCCATCACATTTCGGAAGGCATTTTCAAAGGCACCGCGCGAGCTCTGCGGCAAGCAGTCAGCATTGATCCGCGTCAACAGGGAGTGCCTTCTTCCAAAGGTGTACTCTAAAAGTATCGATGTTTTTCATTCCGACTCACCTGCTTTACGGGAACGCTTTCATAAGTCGTTCCCGTTTCGTTTGGGAGTGTGAATGTCAATCTTCGGTAAGATGGTGTAGCGGAAAAAAGCGAATTTTTTTTTCACATGGTTTTTCTTCTCATCTTTGTTGACTCTCTGTGAAGAAAAGTTAATCTGAGAATTAGCACCCGACAACTGATGTAATTCATTCTGATTTCTGTTGAAATCAAAACACAATTACTGATTGGGGATGCTTTAGAAAAACGATAAACAATAAGCCATTCCGAATGAGACTTTCTTCAGTCGATACCTTTTTTTGATACTTGAACCCACTAAGATTTTTCTACTTTAAGAATTACTCTTAACCAGGTTGAGGTGTTACTTCACTCATCGTACTTCTGTTTCGCTTTCGTGTGTTTCAGGTCTACGGACCTTCATAACTGCGGTCGCGTTCTAGACATTGATGGGTGTTTGCAAAGGTCAGACAGACAGGTTTGACTTCGGGGAGGCCAATGTGATTCAACAGGGAAACTCCCGAAAAAGAGACCGCTTGTGCCAATACGGATGGCGACTTGGGTTATTTTGACTGCCGAAAAATATGGCCAGATGTGTCAGCGGCAGCCTAGGACTTAATGGCTCTGTACGGATTTTGAGTAAGTTGGTTGGTAGTCAAATCGATTGTGATTGAAGCTCACAATTTTTCATTTCGGGAGTTTCCTTTTTCTTTTGCTCAGGCTGCGGCCTGATCTCCCGACGCCACTTCGTAAAGCAGGGCGTTCTTCTCTTTACCGACCAGGTTGATCGCACCCGTATTCCGCAGGCAGTATGCCATCTTCTGCGCCAGCCACCGCTGAATGCCCGCGGCTTTCGCCAGATCCTTCGTATGGAAGGGGCTGGGCAGTTTGCCGGGAATCAGATTCAACAGGTCACCGGCCGTATTCAATTCGATCTGTTCTTCAACCGAACGCAACACACGATCTTCGATCCGGTAATCTTTGCCCCGGAAGCGACGTGGCTTTTTCGCGATGCGATGTTCTTCCTGAATCGTGAGCGCGACTTCCAGTGTCAGCCGTGGATGCGGAAACACATTCGTGAAATGCACCAGGTCTTCAAACAGGTCAAACACCGAACCCCGCCGCGGGCTGAACCGGGCCGAGATGGTCTCGCCGTTCTTTTTTTTGCGCTTGACCAGGTACTTGCGGACGGCAATTGGTTTGACCACATGCACGTCGTAATCTTCCAGCAGACAGCGTACCTTATCCCGAATCGCACCCAGTGAACCGTGCTGAATTTCAATCAGCCGATCGCCGTCGATGGCATCAATGCGGTAATCGCCCAGCGTGACTTCTTCGCACTCCGCATTGGGAGCGTAATACGATTTCAATTGACGATGCAGGGAGGTTTCCATACCAGTTGCATGTTCTGGAGAGTTGGGATTGTCTGAACAGGAAGTGTATTCGGGGTCGTAATGTTATGGCAGATATCAAATTGTGTCTATAGGAATCATATCCCATAAAAAAGGCCGCTGATCGGCAGTGATCAGCGGCCTGAAGTTTTATCTATGTCAAAATCGACCGGATATCAGGAATCGATAATGCTCAGACGCCCGGTGCTGTCACCAAAGGCGGTCACGTCGGTGCCCATCCGATCCAGCATCGAGAGATACAGGTTCGCCAGCGGCGTTTCGGTTTTGACCTGATGATGGAAGCCGGTCTTAATCGTCCCGCCCCCTTTACCTGCCAGGATGATAGGCAGATCGTGGTGCGTGTGACGGTTTCCGTCGCCGATGGCACTGCCGTAGCAGATCATCGAGTTGTCCAGCAGATTGCTGTTCCCTTCCGGAGTCGCTTTCAGACGCTTCAGGAAGTAACCAAACTGGGAAATCAGATATTCATCGATCTTCTGAATATCGGCGATCTTCTTATCATCGTTGCGATGATGCGACAGCGCATGGTGACCGGAATTGACACCCACCATCGGATACGTCCGGTTACTACCAGCATTCCCGACCATGAAAGTGGCGATGCGGGTGGAATCGGTCTGGAACGCCAGCAACAGGATGTCGTACATCAGGCGGGCATGTTCCTGCAGTTCAGTGGGGATTCCGTCCGGCAGCCGCATTTCGGGCGGTTTGATCTTTTCATGCTGCGTGCTGCGTTCAATCCGCTGTTCGATTTCACGCACGCTGGTGAAGTACTCGTCAATCTTCCGCTTGTCGTTTTTGCCCAGCTGTTTCTTCAGCTGATCAGCGTCGTGCTTGACGAGGTCCAGAATACTCTGGCGATCCTTCAGGTGGCGGGCACGTTCTTTTTCCCGCTCGGCACCACCGCCGAACAGACGTTCGAATGCCAGCTTGGGCACGATCTCTTTCGAGGTCGGCGTGGAAGGCGAACGCCAGGAGACGTTGGACGAGTAAGCACAGCTGTAACCCGAGTCGCACTGGCCGGCGTTACGACCGCGCGTCAGTCCCAGTTCCAGCGAAGGCAGGCGTGTCTTGTGACCTACCTGCTGTGCGGCGACCTGGTCGACCGAGATACCGGCTTTAATGTCGGCGCCACTGGTCTTGGTCGGGTGCACGCTGGTCAGGTAAACCGAGGCGCAACGGGCATGGTCACCCGGGCCATCACCCAGGGAACGGGCATTAATCTGGGCCAGCCCGGAAATCACATTGATGTCCGATTTCAGATCGGCCAGCGGTTTCAATGACTGGGGCATTTCATAATCGGCACCAGCTGACGTCGGGAACCAGGATGGTCCGATCACACCATTCGGGAAGAAGATGAACGCGGTTCTCACCGGTGGTTTTCCCGCTGCGGTGGCGGCTGACAGAATGCCGGGCTGAGGCTGCATGATATCCAGCAGCGGCAGCGACAGGGTCGTTCCGAGACCTTTCAGGAATGTACGGCGTTTTAGAAGATTTGTCATTTTCGAGAACCTTTCTCACGTTTCAGGAAGGGATCGCTGAGAACAATTTCGGTGACGAGCTCCGAAAAACGATACCCTTTGGCGGTAAAATTCGCGGTGATCGCATCGATGGCACATTTATCGTAATACTCGGTGCCTCGACCGATGGCGTACGTCAACATCTTCTCTGTTAAAGATCGGCAGAATCCGTCTTTCTGCTGTTCCAGAATCCCGATTAATTCTACGGGGCTCTCAAATGTCTGACCATCGGGTAATTTACCCGAGGCATCGATTTTATGCTTACCTTCTTTAGTGCGCCAGCGGCCGACTGCATCGAAGTTTTCAAAGCCCAGGCCTAATGGATCCATCTGATCGTGACAGGACGCACAGCCGGGAATCTTGCGGTGCAACGCCAGTTGTTCACGCAGACTCATGTTCTTTTTGCCCTCGGTCGCTTCTTCCAGTTCAGGCACATTCGGCGGAGGTGTTGGAGGCGGGGTGCCTAGAATATTTTCCATAATCCATTTACCCCGTTTAACCGGAGAAGTTCG
This window harbors:
- a CDS encoding DUF1552 domain-containing protein; the encoded protein is MTNLLKRRTFLKGLGTTLSLPLLDIMQPQPGILSAATAAGKPPVRTAFIFFPNGVIGPSWFPTSAGADYEMPQSLKPLADLKSDINVISGLAQINARSLGDGPGDHARCASVYLTSVHPTKTSGADIKAGISVDQVAAQQVGHKTRLPSLELGLTRGRNAGQCDSGYSCAYSSNVSWRSPSTPTSKEIVPKLAFERLFGGGAEREKERARHLKDRQSILDLVKHDADQLKKQLGKNDKRKIDEYFTSVREIEQRIERSTQHEKIKPPEMRLPDGIPTELQEHARLMYDILLLAFQTDSTRIATFMVGNAGSNRTYPMVGVNSGHHALSHHRNDDKKIADIQKIDEYLISQFGYFLKRLKATPEGNSNLLDNSMICYGSAIGDGNRHTHHDLPIILAGKGGGTIKTGFHHQVKTETPLANLYLSMLDRMGTDVTAFGDSTGRLSIIDS
- the hisB gene encoding imidazoleglycerol-phosphate dehydratase HisB, which gives rise to MSRKASIKRETAETQIELTLELDGTGQSDIQTGVGFFDHMLTLLARHALFDLTIKANGDLEVDYHHTVEDVGICLGKALCQALGDKQGITRYGSLTIPMEETLVTAALDLSGRPWFVFQVEFPTEKIGQFDTELVREFWQAFSSNGLLNLHHVLHHGANSHHISEGIFKGTARALRQAVSIDPRQQGVPSSKGVL
- the hisC gene encoding histidinol-phosphate transaminase: MSLFRPQVQQMEGYTPGEQPQESGWVKLNTNENAYPPSPRVLEAVQQTLSGRLNIYPDPLATEFRKAAAELFDVDPDWILPGNGSDEVLTILMRTFVDAGELVSAPYPSYTLYETLAEIQGARFQKIQLNPDWSWPDAAQSQIGESKILFVPNPNAPSGNRWSDEQLLSLIPARGVLVLDEAYGDFCDQPHRGELLKSEQGEKLIVTRTLSKSYSLAGIRFGFAVAHPDLISGMRKVKDSYNCNTLSLAAATAALKDQEWMQENTEKIRTTRRYLVEQLRKLGFEAVDSQTNFVWCTHADKQHERRYQELKQRKILVRYMKFSLTEGTLDGLRITVGTDAEIQHVLDALQEIG